In Paenibacillus phoenicis, one genomic interval encodes:
- a CDS encoding DUF2759 family protein, producing MLLQAAEETAKTTNFNGFDIFMILFTIVIFIGVIRLLRERPKKNLFAIAFGIISLLVFLASDAIMIKTWFS from the coding sequence ATGTTGCTCCAGGCAGCGGAAGAAACAGCAAAAACAACGAATTTTAACGGGTTCGATATTTTTATGATTTTGTTTACGATTGTGATTTTTATTGGCGTGATCCGCCTGTTGAGAGAGCGTCCGAAGAAGAACCTGTTCGCGATCGCTTTCGGGATTATCAGCTTGCTGGTCTTTTTGGCATCGGATGCGATCATGATTAAGACCTGGTTTAGCTAA
- the uvrA gene encoding excinuclease ABC subunit UvrA, with protein sequence MGRENIVIKGARAHNLKNIDVTIPRDKFVVLTGLSGSGKSSLAFDTIYAEGQRRYVESLSAYARQFLGQMDKPDVDSIEGLSPAISIDQKTTSRNPRSTVGTVTEIYDYLRLLYARIGHPHCPEHGIEITSQTVEQMVDRIMQYPERTRLQILAPVISGKKGEHKSLLSEIAKQGFVRVRVDGEQRDLSENIELEKNKKHTIEVIVDRIVVKEDARSRLADSIETALKMSGGQILVDIIGQEELRFSSNYACPICGFSIEELSPRMFSFNSPYGACPECDGLGVKMIIDKDLLISDPSKSIEEGAFEAWAGGTSNYYPQFLRSVCEHFNIPQNVPVSELTADQMDKLLYGTGDVKVRFRYENDFGMSREAYVTFEGIIPNLERRYRETASEGIREFIEEFMGSKPCGTCHGHRLKKEVLAVTVNGQNIAHVTSLSIGEAREFFGNLELTDKEKSIAHLILKEINNRLGFLVNVGLDYLTLSRAAGTLSGGEAQRIRLATQIGSSLMGVLYILDEPSIGLHQRDNDKLISALTHMRDLGNTLIVVEHDEDTMLAADHIIDIGPGAGIHGGQVISQGTPQEIMNDPRSLTGQYLSGKKFIPVPLSRRKPDGRWLEIKGAKENNLKNINVKFPIGVFTAVTGVSGSGKSTLVNEILYKTLARDLNRARVRPGQYKEIKGLEHVEKVVDIDQSPIGRTPRSNPATYTGVFDDIRDLFSQTNEAKVRGYKKGRFSFNIKGGRCEACKGDGIIKIEMHFLPDVYVPCEVCKGKRYNRETLEVKYKNKSIADVLEMTIENATEFFQNIPKIHRKLQTLMDVGLGYVTLGQPATTLSGGEAQRVKLASELYRRSTGKTIYILDEPTTGLHVDDIDRLLKVLHRLVDSGETVLVIEHNLDVIKTADYLIDLGPEGGSGGGTVIATGTPEDIVKVDKSYTGRYLAPILKRDTKRTAELNQVEEKDREVV encoded by the coding sequence TTGGGTCGCGAGAATATAGTCATCAAAGGCGCCAGAGCGCACAATCTGAAAAACATAGATGTCACGATACCGCGCGACAAGTTTGTCGTGCTTACGGGGTTGAGCGGCTCCGGCAAATCATCGCTTGCCTTCGATACGATTTATGCCGAAGGGCAACGCCGTTATGTCGAGTCGTTGTCTGCGTATGCTCGGCAGTTTTTGGGGCAAATGGATAAGCCGGATGTGGACTCGATCGAAGGATTGTCCCCAGCCATCTCCATCGACCAGAAGACGACGAGCCGCAACCCGCGTTCGACGGTAGGGACCGTTACGGAAATCTATGACTATCTTCGTCTGTTGTACGCCCGGATCGGTCATCCGCACTGCCCGGAGCATGGCATTGAAATTACGTCGCAGACCGTTGAGCAGATGGTTGACCGCATCATGCAATATCCGGAGCGAACGAGATTGCAGATCTTAGCTCCTGTCATTTCCGGCAAAAAGGGCGAGCACAAAAGCCTGCTCAGCGAAATCGCCAAGCAAGGCTTCGTCCGGGTTCGGGTGGATGGAGAGCAACGCGATTTGTCGGAGAATATTGAACTGGAGAAGAACAAGAAGCACACCATCGAGGTCATCGTCGACCGGATCGTGGTGAAGGAAGATGCGCGCAGCCGGCTGGCTGATTCTATCGAAACGGCGCTCAAAATGTCCGGCGGGCAAATTCTCGTTGATATTATTGGCCAAGAGGAGCTTCGCTTTAGCTCGAACTATGCTTGCCCGATCTGTGGGTTCAGTATCGAAGAGCTGTCGCCGCGGATGTTCTCGTTTAACAGTCCGTACGGGGCTTGCCCAGAGTGCGACGGACTTGGTGTGAAAATGATCATCGATAAGGACCTGCTCATCTCGGATCCTTCCAAATCGATTGAGGAGGGTGCATTTGAGGCTTGGGCTGGCGGCACCTCCAACTACTATCCGCAGTTTTTGAGATCGGTTTGTGAGCACTTTAATATCCCGCAAAATGTACCGGTTTCCGAGCTGACAGCGGACCAGATGGACAAGTTGCTGTATGGCACAGGTGATGTTAAGGTTCGGTTCCGCTATGAGAACGATTTTGGCATGAGTCGAGAAGCCTATGTGACGTTTGAAGGGATTATCCCTAACCTGGAGCGGCGCTACCGGGAAACGGCTTCGGAGGGCATTCGTGAGTTCATCGAAGAGTTTATGGGCTCCAAGCCCTGTGGTACCTGTCATGGCCACCGTTTGAAGAAAGAGGTTCTGGCCGTAACGGTGAACGGTCAGAACATCGCCCATGTGACGTCTTTGTCGATCGGCGAAGCAAGGGAGTTCTTTGGGAATCTGGAGCTGACGGATAAGGAAAAATCCATTGCCCACCTGATCCTGAAAGAGATCAATAACCGGCTTGGGTTCTTGGTGAACGTCGGCTTGGACTATTTGACGCTTAGTCGTGCAGCTGGAACCTTGTCCGGCGGCGAAGCGCAACGCATCCGGCTGGCGACGCAAATCGGCTCTAGCCTGATGGGCGTCCTGTACATCCTGGACGAGCCTAGTATCGGGCTGCATCAACGGGATAACGATAAGCTGATCTCGGCGTTAACCCACATGCGCGATCTCGGCAATACATTGATCGTCGTTGAGCATGACGAGGATACGATGCTAGCCGCGGACCATATCATCGATATCGGGCCGGGGGCAGGGATTCACGGGGGGCAAGTGATCTCGCAAGGGACACCTCAGGAAATCATGAACGATCCGCGTTCCTTAACGGGTCAATATTTGAGCGGCAAGAAGTTTATCCCGGTACCTTTGTCTCGGCGGAAGCCGGATGGCCGTTGGTTGGAGATCAAAGGGGCGAAGGAAAACAACCTGAAGAACATCAACGTGAAATTCCCAATCGGTGTGTTTACGGCGGTGACCGGGGTATCCGGCTCCGGTAAGTCGACCCTGGTCAACGAGATTTTGTATAAAACGTTGGCTCGCGACTTGAACCGGGCGAGAGTGCGTCCAGGCCAATACAAGGAAATCAAAGGCCTCGAGCACGTGGAGAAAGTCGTTGATATTGACCAATCTCCGATTGGGCGTACGCCGCGATCCAATCCGGCAACGTACACCGGAGTGTTTGATGATATTCGCGACCTATTCTCGCAGACGAACGAGGCGAAGGTACGCGGCTATAAGAAAGGCCGCTTCAGCTTCAACATCAAGGGCGGTCGCTGCGAAGCCTGCAAAGGCGACGGGATCATCAAAATTGAAATGCACTTCCTGCCGGACGTATACGTTCCTTGCGAAGTCTGCAAAGGCAAACGGTACAATCGCGAGACGCTGGAAGTCAAATATAAAAACAAGAGCATTGCCGATGTGCTGGAGATGACGATCGAGAATGCTACGGAGTTCTTCCAGAACATCCCGAAAATTCACCGCAAGCTGCAAACGCTGATGGACGTTGGTTTAGGTTATGTGACCTTAGGGCAGCCGGCAACGACGTTGTCTGGCGGGGAAGCCCAACGTGTGAAGCTGGCTTCGGAATTGTATCGCCGCAGCACCGGCAAAACGATTTATATTCTCGATGAGCCTACAACCGGCTTGCATGTCGACGATATCGACCGATTGCTCAAGGTGCTTCATCGCCTAGTTGACTCCGGCGAGACGGTGCTTGTGATTGAGCACAATCTGGACGTGATCAAGACGGCCGACTACTTGATCGATCTAGGGCCGGAAGGCGGCAGCGGGGGAGGAACGGTGATCGCTACCGGCACGCCGGAGGACATCGTGAAGGTAGACAAATCCTATACCGGACGATACCTGGCGCCGATTCTCAAGCGGGATACGAAACGCACCGCGGAACTAAACCAAGTCGAAGAGAAAGATCGGGAAGTCGTTTAG
- the uvrB gene encoding excinuclease ABC subunit UvrB — MSEIVVSDNKFELISEYTLQGDQPEAVRQLVEGVLAGKKHQTLLGATGTGKTFTIANTIAKLGRPTLVIAHNKTLAAQLASEFREFFPKNSVDYFVSYYDYYQPEAYIPSSDTYIEKDSSINEEIDKLRHSATSALFERRDVIIVASVSCIYGLGSPMEYRNLVLSLRVGMEKPRNQILSRLVDIQYQRNDINFVRGTFRVRGDVLEIFPASHGEKAIRVEFFGDEIERITEIDVLTGELVGEREHVAIFPASHFVTQEETMKIALQNIERELEERLAEFRAQGKLLEAQRLEQRTRYDIEMMREVGFCSGIENYSGPLTFRERGATPYTLLDYFPDDMLIVIDESHVTLPQIRAMYNGDQARKNVLVEHGFRLPSALDNRPLRFEEFEEKATQLIYVSATPGPYELEHCDTMVEQIIRPTGLLDPVIEVRPTKGQIDDLIGEIRDRIAKDERVLVTTLTKKMAEDLTDYLKEVGIKVRYLHSDIKTLERMSILRDLRLGTFHVLIGINLLREGLDLPEVSLVAILDADKEGFLRSERSLIQTIGRAARNADGRVLMYADTITESMDKAIKETERRRKIQIAYNEKHGITPQTIRKKVRDVIEATKVAESKADYLADAKGKMSKRDREAMIARLEAEMKEAAKNLQFERAAELRDAILELRAEA; from the coding sequence ATGAGTGAAATCGTGGTTAGCGACAATAAATTCGAGCTGATCTCCGAATATACGCTGCAAGGCGACCAGCCGGAGGCGGTGCGTCAATTGGTGGAAGGCGTGCTGGCCGGGAAAAAGCACCAAACTCTGCTCGGGGCCACGGGGACGGGTAAAACGTTTACGATCGCGAATACGATAGCGAAGCTCGGACGCCCCACCCTCGTCATTGCGCACAACAAGACGTTGGCGGCGCAGCTGGCCAGCGAATTTCGTGAATTTTTCCCCAAAAACTCTGTTGATTACTTCGTCAGTTACTACGACTACTACCAGCCGGAAGCCTACATTCCTTCCTCCGACACCTACATCGAGAAAGATTCCAGCATTAATGAAGAAATCGATAAACTGCGGCACTCGGCGACTAGCGCGCTGTTCGAGCGGCGGGATGTCATCATTGTGGCGAGTGTGTCGTGTATTTACGGTCTCGGTTCGCCGATGGAGTACCGGAATTTGGTGCTGTCTCTGCGGGTAGGGATGGAGAAGCCGCGCAATCAGATTTTAAGCCGGCTGGTGGATATCCAATACCAACGGAACGATATCAATTTTGTACGCGGTACGTTTCGGGTGCGCGGCGATGTGCTCGAGATCTTCCCGGCTTCGCATGGGGAGAAGGCGATTCGCGTGGAGTTTTTTGGCGATGAGATCGAGCGGATTACAGAGATTGACGTGCTGACCGGCGAGTTGGTTGGCGAACGGGAGCATGTAGCGATTTTCCCGGCGTCTCACTTTGTGACCCAGGAAGAAACGATGAAGATCGCCCTCCAGAACATTGAACGTGAGCTGGAAGAGCGGCTGGCGGAATTCCGCGCGCAAGGCAAGCTGCTGGAGGCGCAGCGCCTGGAGCAGCGGACACGGTACGACATCGAAATGATGAGGGAGGTCGGCTTCTGCTCCGGCATCGAGAACTACTCCGGACCGTTAACCTTCCGTGAGCGGGGGGCGACGCCGTATACGTTGCTGGATTATTTTCCGGACGATATGCTGATCGTCATCGACGAGTCTCACGTCACACTGCCGCAGATCCGGGCGATGTACAATGGAGACCAGGCGCGTAAGAATGTGCTGGTAGAACACGGCTTCCGCCTGCCGTCGGCGCTGGATAACCGTCCGCTGCGGTTCGAGGAGTTCGAGGAGAAGGCGACGCAGCTGATTTACGTCTCGGCGACGCCGGGGCCTTACGAATTGGAGCACTGCGACACGATGGTCGAACAGATTATCCGTCCGACAGGTCTGCTGGATCCGGTCATCGAGGTGCGGCCAACGAAGGGGCAGATCGACGATCTGATCGGAGAAATCCGCGATCGCATTGCCAAAGACGAACGCGTACTGGTGACGACGTTAACCAAGAAGATGGCCGAGGACTTGACCGATTACCTCAAGGAAGTCGGAATCAAGGTAAGGTATCTTCACTCCGATATCAAAACGCTGGAGCGGATGAGTATTTTGCGCGACCTGCGATTGGGGACGTTCCATGTCCTGATCGGGATCAACCTGCTGCGGGAAGGGCTGGATTTGCCGGAAGTTTCGCTGGTGGCGATTTTGGATGCCGACAAAGAAGGGTTCCTCCGCTCGGAGCGATCGCTGATTCAGACGATTGGGCGGGCTGCGCGGAACGCGGACGGCCGCGTGCTGATGTACGCCGATACGATCACCGAGTCGATGGATAAAGCCATCAAGGAAACCGAGCGGCGGCGCAAAATCCAGATCGCGTACAACGAGAAGCACGGCATCACGCCGCAGACGATCCGCAAGAAGGTCCGCGACGTGATCGAGGCGACCAAGGTCGCGGAGAGCAAAGCGGATTACCTGGCCGATGCCAAGGGCAAGATGTCCAAGCGCGATCGCGAAGCGATGATCGCTCGTCTCGAGGCCGAGATGAAAGAAGCGGCCAAGAACCTGCAATTCGAACGCGCTGCCGAGCTGCGCGACGCGATCCTGGAGCTGCGGGCAGAGGCATAA
- a CDS encoding S-layer homology domain-containing protein encodes MLMVWLVGLLVISLIPGEPHLHAAGGFPDVKQGHWAKVAIDSAVAKGYFKGYADGNFKPNGTVTRAEFAALLARVAKAEESEVTGHSFSDLSGHWSEAEVERAVSLGFIQPSDYPNGFQPNTPITRFEMAKWMTSGLAANNDDFKQALEDTKTTVIPVREYFKPGIPQSKSSYVAVALGTKLMSGYPDGSFGLDKKATRAETAIILQNYEQVSNREAGSFLGLKELRQVGTERTNLETISPFTTGNTSLNDVVEKTLTFRNNAGSLKLHHYIVVDTEDFKNIDSIYAPLFVDESDYNSRLDEPGVYRAFIHITIYPKAQDFSVGHYMNGVRDGIVAGSRILNQSIMDKYGYQTLPHIESKKFFKEHNNPNGITLWVEVFLDSSRELRDSIKTDDGSYASLSNK; translated from the coding sequence ATGCTGATGGTGTGGCTGGTTGGATTGTTGGTGATCAGCTTGATACCGGGTGAGCCTCACCTTCATGCTGCTGGCGGGTTCCCAGACGTTAAGCAGGGGCACTGGGCTAAAGTGGCGATTGATTCAGCCGTGGCCAAGGGATATTTCAAAGGCTATGCAGATGGAAACTTCAAGCCGAATGGAACAGTAACTCGAGCTGAATTTGCGGCCTTATTGGCGCGGGTAGCTAAAGCTGAGGAGTCAGAGGTGACGGGGCATTCGTTTTCGGATTTATCGGGACACTGGAGTGAAGCGGAGGTCGAACGTGCGGTATCCCTTGGTTTTATTCAGCCGAGCGACTATCCGAACGGGTTTCAGCCGAATACGCCGATCACCCGCTTTGAAATGGCCAAGTGGATGACGTCGGGACTGGCAGCCAACAATGATGACTTTAAGCAAGCGTTGGAGGACACCAAGACAACGGTAATCCCGGTGAGAGAATATTTTAAACCGGGGATTCCACAGTCGAAATCTTCGTACGTTGCCGTCGCGTTAGGGACAAAGCTGATGAGCGGGTATCCGGACGGCTCCTTTGGGTTGGATAAGAAAGCGACTCGCGCGGAGACAGCCATCATTCTGCAAAATTACGAGCAGGTAAGTAATAGAGAAGCGGGGAGTTTTCTAGGACTGAAGGAACTGAGACAAGTGGGCACGGAACGTACGAATCTGGAGACGATCAGCCCCTTCACAACAGGCAATACTTCGTTAAATGATGTTGTGGAAAAAACGCTCACGTTTCGGAATAATGCAGGTAGTCTGAAGCTGCATCATTATATCGTTGTTGATACGGAAGACTTCAAGAATATCGACAGCATTTATGCTCCTTTGTTTGTAGATGAATCGGATTATAATAGTAGGCTTGACGAACCTGGGGTATATCGAGCATTCATTCATATTACAATTTACCCGAAAGCTCAGGATTTTAGCGTAGGACACTACATGAACGGTGTTCGAGACGGCATTGTCGCTGGGAGTAGAATTCTTAATCAAAGTATTATGGATAAATACGGGTATCAAACTTTACCTCATATCGAGTCAAAAAAATTTTTTAAAGAGCATAACAACCCTAATGGGATTACATTATGGGTTGAGGTTTTTTTAGATTCATCTCGTGAATTAAGAGATAGTATAAAAACAGATGATGGTTCGTATGCGTCTCTGAGTAATAAATAA
- a CDS encoding nitrite/sulfite reductase: MAYEPIWTKEPEKLNKFEFVKLEKDGLDVIRTIIEEYAVKGYNSIPADDMDRFKWAGVYQQKPKDGHFMMRVRINTGIMTTKQARALAEISRLYGRNLVDVTTRQAIQFHWLRVENLPDIFERLDKVGLYSFEACGDCPRTIVGNPLAGIDKDELIDTTEIVEEVNRFFLLNRDFSNLPRKYKMSISANIYNNAQAEINDLAFTPAVKVIDGKETIGFHVMVGGGLSAKPHLAKPLDIFVRPEEVLKVAIGVTTIFRDYGYREKRHHARLKFLVADWGPEKFKEKLIELVGELESRGEDKTVGWQAAYFDGVHPQKQEGLNYIGLNVPVGRLNADELEQLADVADQYGEGKIRTTMSQNILISGIPDDKVEEALKAPVLQRLTPFPKHFMSRTVSCTGNEFCNLAIVETKRRAAEVAEYLDQHVELDEKVRIHFIGCPNACGHKHIADIGLQGSLIKTPEGMVDAFDIAVGGTLGGGANGPHAQFNQALKGRVKGDQVAYVLEQLLLFYKTNRNASESFHDFVRRVGVPAFQEQLNQILAAGIAS, from the coding sequence ATGGCTTATGAACCGATATGGACCAAAGAGCCGGAGAAATTAAACAAATTCGAGTTCGTCAAATTGGAAAAAGACGGGCTGGACGTCATCCGCACGATTATTGAGGAGTACGCGGTGAAAGGCTACAACTCGATTCCAGCTGACGATATGGATCGTTTCAAATGGGCCGGCGTATATCAGCAAAAACCAAAGGATGGTCACTTCATGATGCGCGTGCGCATCAATACCGGTATTATGACCACGAAGCAAGCACGTGCGCTGGCGGAAATTTCTCGCTTGTACGGCCGCAACCTGGTGGACGTGACGACACGTCAAGCCATTCAATTCCACTGGCTGCGGGTGGAGAACTTGCCGGATATTTTCGAGCGTCTAGATAAGGTTGGTCTGTATTCGTTTGAAGCCTGCGGTGACTGCCCGCGTACCATCGTAGGGAATCCGCTCGCCGGGATCGACAAGGATGAATTAATCGATACGACGGAGATCGTGGAGGAAGTGAACCGATTCTTTCTGCTAAACCGTGACTTCTCCAACCTGCCGAGAAAATATAAAATGTCGATCTCCGCAAACATCTACAATAATGCGCAAGCGGAAATCAACGATTTAGCCTTTACACCAGCGGTCAAGGTGATCGACGGAAAAGAGACCATCGGGTTCCATGTCATGGTAGGCGGCGGTTTATCCGCGAAGCCGCATTTAGCGAAACCGCTGGATATTTTCGTCAGACCGGAGGAAGTGCTGAAGGTTGCGATTGGAGTCACCACGATTTTCCGCGATTACGGCTACCGGGAGAAACGCCACCACGCTCGCCTGAAATTCCTCGTCGCCGACTGGGGACCGGAGAAATTTAAAGAGAAGCTGATCGAGCTGGTTGGTGAGCTGGAGTCGCGCGGGGAAGATAAAACCGTCGGCTGGCAAGCTGCCTATTTCGACGGGGTGCACCCGCAGAAACAGGAAGGCCTCAATTATATCGGCCTTAATGTACCGGTTGGCCGGTTAAACGCCGATGAACTGGAGCAACTGGCCGATGTAGCTGACCAATACGGCGAAGGCAAAATCCGCACCACAATGTCGCAAAATATTTTGATCAGCGGCATTCCGGACGACAAGGTGGAAGAAGCGCTCAAAGCGCCAGTTCTTCAGCGGTTAACTCCGTTTCCGAAGCATTTTATGAGCCGGACCGTTTCCTGCACAGGCAATGAATTTTGCAACTTGGCCATCGTTGAAACGAAACGCCGTGCCGCTGAAGTTGCAGAATACCTGGACCAGCATGTCGAACTGGACGAGAAGGTTCGCATCCACTTTATCGGTTGCCCGAATGCCTGCGGCCATAAGCATATTGCCGATATCGGCTTGCAGGGCTCTCTGATCAAGACGCCGGAAGGTATGGTGGATGCATTTGATATTGCCGTAGGCGGTACATTAGGCGGTGGAGCAAACGGGCCGCATGCCCAGTTTAACCAAGCGCTTAAAGGCCGCGTCAAAGGCGACCAAGTGGCATATGTTCTCGAGCAGTTGCTATTATTCTATAAAACGAATCGCAATGCCTCCGAATCCTTCCATGATTTCGTTCGGCGCGTCGGAGTTCCGGCATTCCAAGAACAGCTGAACCAAATTTTAGCTGCGGGAATCGCCTCTTAA